A genomic stretch from Astatotilapia calliptera chromosome 4, fAstCal1.2, whole genome shotgun sequence includes:
- the LOC113020857 gene encoding methionine-R-sulfoxide reductase B1-A-like, whose amino-acid sequence MSFCSFFGGEVFKDHFKSGIYVCTKCDNQLFSSRSKYEHSSPWPAFTETIHENSVSKHEERPGAYKVRCGKCGNGLGHEFVNDGPSKGVSRFUIFSSSLKFIPKDKVDGL is encoded by the exons ATGTCTTTTTGCTCTTTCTTCGGTGGAGAGGTCTTCAAAGACCATTTTAAGTCAG GGATTTATGTGTGCACCAAGTGTGATAACCAGTTGTTCTCCAGCCGCTCCAAGTACGAACACTCTTCACCCTGGCCAGCTTTCACAGAGACcatccatgaaaacagtgtGTCCAAACATGAGGAGAGGCCTGGGGCATACAAG GTGCGGTGTGGGAAGTGTGGGAATGGACTTGGTCATGAATTTGTGAATGATGGGCCGTCCAAAGGAGTCTCTCGCTTCTGAATATTCAGCAGCTCACTGAAGTTCATCCCTAAAG ATAAAGTTGATGGACTGTAA
- the LOC113020829 gene encoding testis-expressed protein 2-like — protein sequence MEDSKLIFSLDRHEEGPSVTFSKDKPESRESRPEPNLWINLDLSQGQRSQPLFLPHSPSSPGSLADLSESSAGLPVTTNLVKSSSTDLEPRESSSLRSKPLLSLVKSLSTEISRRVEPEVNLSKSDSKLHLHPFKQLTYPKILEARPETGGMDENDAWVSPPSTGSMSPTEPRGSSLIAELEDTRRKFSEAMQDPLSMLSKIMGDESSGSPKQGRTSGAGESPASHSIGGRDGSSDEAGLRCRRRTDGEHKGVCDTAVRRLQKDSLTKSSISPERHTLSRDKHLEICTYGDMIQVVERQNSSRETHPRTYPQCQVTVPGSSLPLYWLFPVGLLAYGFFVLPLPPYVTGLSVGVACGFMLGLVLVFMFAPQRSAAKRNWVLHSKLSAVNDNALDGELANLHNLQGWMNETHSYDPETFHPSITHSVYVTLEGSRLQLAYPRANIARWASFDETPHKAVFLRSRTYQLANCKVSLVPPGLARKRVWNRKYPICITLAEGEVGEESVVEGQETEEEREEKNTDPHQQFPVTLYLFGRTGREKEEWFQHFVSASRALAQTSVRDEGNTETLSSGETIKESTEELPDFPGAMKAKTLLDYSSYMTQLMGSESCNPTPSPCHSDKGSPSTCKKIDAKEHGSGGQGGAEADAGTGPGECSAESEPTWVNCLVGRIFWDFLWEKYWADQVAHKIQKKLSKIKLPYFMNELTLADLDMGTCLPHILSTSKPTLDSRGLWLQLELVYTGCLQMTLETKMNLCKLGKEGEDEAHSVPETQKVGSKMKLCILADSDEESSSAGSSDEEEVPPSELHGCVGDKSPVMAADGHAGGRTSRKILRFVDKIAKSKYFQKATENEYIRKKISEVSNMPLMLSVEVLELSGTLAINIPPPPTDRIWYSFRVPPRLDLHVRPMLGEREVTFTHVTEWIEKKLQCEFQKVFVMPNMDDLYLPLMTSGLDNPPASHHSSIHSSSQQSSMESQEYLSE from the exons ATGGAGGACAGCAAGCTGATCTTCAGTCTGGACCGCCATGAGGAGGGTCCTTCTGTGACCTTTTCCAAAGACAAACCAGAAAGCAGGGAGAGCCGGCCTGAACCCAATTTGTGGATCAATCTGGACCTTAGCCAAGGGCAACGCTCCCAGCCTCTCTTCCTGCCTCACTCCCCCTCTTCCCCAGGCTCGTTAGCTGATCTATCAGAATCATCAGCAGGTCTGCCTGTCACCACCAACCTAGTGAAATCTTCCTCCACGGATCTGGAGCCAAGGGAAAGCAGCTCTTTAAGAAGCAAGCCCCTCCTCAGTCTGGTCAAGTCTCTCAGCACAGAGATCTCCCGCCGTGTAGAGCCCGAGGTCAACCTCTCCAAGTCTGACTCCAAGCTACATTTGCATCCTTTTAAGCAGCTTACATATCCAAAGATACTGGAGGCCAGACCTGAAACAGGAGGAATGGATGAGAACGACGCCTGGGTTTCACCTCCCTCCACGGGCAGCATGTCTCCCACGGAGCCACGGGGCAGTTCCCTTATCGCCGAGCTGGAGGACACGCGGCGGAAGTTCTCGGAGGCCATGCAGGACCCACTGAGCATGCTGAGTAAGATTATGGGGGATGAAAGCTCTGGAAGCCCCAAGCAGGGGAGGACTTCTGGTGCAGGAGAATCACCAGCCTCCCACAGCATTGGTGGAAGAGATGGAAGCAGCGACGAAGCAGGCCTCAGGTGTCGGAGGAGGACTGACGGTGAGCACAAAGGGGTGTGTGACACTGCCGTCAGACGACTCCAAAAGGATTCATTAACAAAATCCTCCATCTCCCCAGAACGGCACACCCTAAGCAGAGACAAACATTTGGAAATCTGCACCTATGGGGATATGATTCAGGTGGTGGAGCGCCAGAACAGCTCCAGAGAGACACATCCTAGAACTTACCCTCAGTGTCAAGTGACAGTGCCAGGTTCATCTTTGCCTCTTTACTGGCTCTTTCCTGTGGGCCTTCTAGCTTATGGTTTCTTTGTCCTGCCTCTTCCTCCCTACGTGACAGGTCTGTCAGTGGGGGTTGCATGTGGCTTTATGCTGGGCTTGGTACTGGTGTTCATGTTTGCCCCACAGCGCTCAGCCGCCAAAAGGAACTGGGTCTTACATAGCAAACTCAGTGCCGTGAATGACAATGCACTGGACGGAGAGCTCGCAAATCTACACAACCTACAG GGCTGGATGAATGAGACCCACAGCTATGACCCTGAGACTTTCCACCCCTCCATCACACACTCTGTCTATGTTACACTGGAAGGCAGCCGGCTGCAACTAGCATACCCACGTGCCAACATCGCCCGGTGGGCTTCTTTCGACGAGACACCCCACAAAGCCGTTTTTCTGCGTTCACGCACTTACCAGCTGGCTAACTGTAAG GTGTCTCTGGTGCCTCCTGGTTTGGCTCGTAAGAGGGTGTGGAACAGGAAGTACCCAATCTGCATCACTCTGGCTGAGGGGGAGGTAGGGGAGGAAAGCGTGGTTGAAGGGCAGGAAACCGAAGAAGAAAgggaagagaaaaacacagatccCCACCAGCAGTTTCCCGTCACCCTCTACCTGTTTGGTCGCACTggaagagagaaggaggagtGGTTCCAGCATTTTGTGTCAGCCTCTAGAGCCTTAGCCCAGACCAGTGTAAGAGATGAAGGAAACACAG AAACACTAAGCAGTGGAGAGACCATTAAAGAAAGCACAGAGGAGCTGCCTGATTTCCCAGGAGCAATGAAAGCAAAAACCCTATTGGACTACAGCTCCTACATGACTCAGCTAATGGGCTCAGAAAGTTGCAATCCCACCCCCAGCCCCTGCCACAGTGACAAGGGAAGCCCCTCGACTTGCAAAAAG ATTGACGCCAAAGAGCATGGTTCTGGAGGTCAGGGTGGAGCTGAGGCTGATGCAGGTACTGGGCCGGGGGAATGCTCTGCAGAGAGTGAGCCCACCTGGGTTAACTGTCTGGTGGGAAGAATCTTCTGGGACTTTCTCTGGGAGAAATACTGGGCCGATCAGGTGGCGCACAAAATCCAGAAGAAACTCAGCAAGATCAAG CTGCCGTACTTCATGAATGAGCTGACTCTAGCTGATCTGGACATGGGCACCTGCCTACCTCACATCCTTAGCACATCTAAACCTACGCTGGACTCCAGAG GTCTGTGGCTACAGCTGGAGTTGGTGTACACCGgctgccttcagatgaccctaGAGACAAAGATGAACCTGTGTAAGCTGGGTAAAGAGGGAGAGGATGAGGCTCACAGTGTACCAGAGACCCAGAAAGTGGG CTCTAAGATGAAGCTGTGTATACTGGCTGATAGTGATGAAGAGTCATCCAGCGCAGGGTCATCTGATGAAGAGGAGGTCCCTCCATCTGAGCTACACGGATGCGTGGGAGACAAGAGTCCTGTAATGGCGGCTGACGG GCACGCAGGTGGCAGGACAAGCAGGAAAATCTTGAGATTCGTGGACAAGATAGCAAAGTCCAAATACTTCCAGAAAGCCACAGAGAATGAGTACATAAGAAAGAAGATATCTGAGGTTTCCAACATGCCCCTGATGCTGAGCGTTGAGGTCCTGGAGCTTTCTGGGACGCTGGCCATCAAcatccctcctcctcctactGATAGGATATG GTACAGTTTCCGGGTGCCTCCCAGGTTGGACCTTCATGTGCGTCCCATGctgggggagagggaggtcacCTTCACTCATGTAACTGAGTGGATTGAGAAAAAACTGCAGTGTGAGTTCCAG AAAGTGTTTGTCATGCCCAACATGGATGATCTTTATCTGCCCCTCATGACATCTGGACTGGACAACCCACCCGCATCCCACCATTCCTCAATCCATTCCTCATCCCAGCAATCGTCCATGGAGTCTCAGGAGTACCTGTCAGAGTAG
- the LOC113020842 gene encoding 60S ribosomal protein L3-like isoform X1, with product MTLASALVSVSFYLSLGQSADMSHRKFHAPRHGHMGFLPCKRSKKHRGRVRSWPKDNPSHPVHLTAFLGYKAGMTHTLREVHRTALKQSKREEVEAVTIIETPPVIVVGVVGYIKTIRGLRSLKTIFAEHLSDECKRRFYKNWYKSKKKAFTKYAKKWQDETGKKQLNKDFNAMKKYCSVIRVIVHSQMRLLPLRQKKAHVVEVQLNGGTISDKVDWAKEHLEQAVPVSAVFYQDEMIDVIGVTKGHGFKGVTSRWHTKKLPRKTHKGLRKVACIGAWHPARVGYTEARAGQKGYHHRTEINKKIYRIGRGLHIQDGKVIRNNASTNYDISQKTITPIGGFPRYGEVNNDFVMVKGCIIGAKKRVLTLRKSLLTHTSRKSKEGIELKFIDTTSKFGHGRFQTAQEKRAFMGPLKKDTQKTMPGPLPEEA from the exons ATGACTCTAGCATCTGCActggtttctgtctctttctatcTGTCGCTGGGACAATCCGCAGACATG TCTCATCGCAAATTCCATGCTCCTCGCCACGGGCACATGGGGTTCCTGCCTTGCAAGCGAAGCAAGAAGCACAGGGGGAGGGTGCGTTCATGGCCCAAAGATAACCCCAGCCATCCCGTCCACCTCACTGCCTTCCTGGGATATAAGGCGGGCATGACCCACACGCTGAGAGAGGTGCACCGCACTGCCCTCA AGCAATCAAAGCGAGAAGAAGTTGAGGCGGTGACCATCATCGAGACTCCGCCTGTCATTGTGGTGGGTGTTGTGGGATACATCAAAACGATCCGTGGTTTGCGCTCCCTGAAAACCATCTTTGCTGAGCACCTGAGTGACGAGTGCAAGCGCAGATTTTATAAAAACTG gtATAAGAGCAAGAAGAAGGCCTTCACTAAGTATGCTAAGAAGTGGCAGGACGAGACAGGCAAGAAGCAGCTTAACAAAGACTTCAATGCCATGAAGAAGTACTGTTCAGTCATCAGGGTTATTGTTCACTCACAG ATGCGACTGTTGCCCTTAAGGCAGAAAAAAGCTCACGTCGTGGAGGTGCAGCTAAATGGGGGTACCATCTCGGACAAGGTGGACTGGGCGAAGGAGCACCTGGAGCAGGCTGTGCCCGTATCTGCCGTCTTCTACCAGGATGAGATGATTGATGTCATCGGTGTCACGAAAGGTCACGGCTTCAAAG GCGTGACAAGCCGCTGGCACACAAAGAAACTCCCACGGAAGACTCACAAGGGTTTGAGGAAGGTAGCTTGTATTGGAGCCTGGCATCCTGCCCGTGTGGGCTACACTGAAGCTCGCGCTGGTCAGAAAGGCTATCATCACCGCACTGAGATCAACAAAAAG atctACCGTATTGGTAGGGGTCTTCACATCCAGGATGGAAAAGTGATCCGGAACAATGCGTCTACTAACTATGACATCAGCCAGAAAACCATTACCCCCATA GGAGGCTTTCCTCGCTATGGTGAAGTGAATAATGACTTTGTCATGGTGAAAGGCTGCATTATCGGGGCTAAAAAACGTGTCCTCACCCTTCGAAAG TCTTTACTCACGCACACATCGCGCAAGTCCAAGGAAGGCATCGAGCTCAAGTTCATTGACACCACTTCCAAATTTGGCCATGGGCGCTTCCAGACAGCCCAGGAGAAGAGAGCATTTATG GGGCCTCTGAAGAAAGACACCCAAAAAACAATGCCAGGTCCTCTGCCAGAGGAGGCCTGA
- the LOC113020842 gene encoding 60S ribosomal protein L3-like isoform X2: MYDSSICTGFCLFLSVAGTIRRHEQSKREEVEAVTIIETPPVIVVGVVGYIKTIRGLRSLKTIFAEHLSDECKRRFYKNWYKSKKKAFTKYAKKWQDETGKKQLNKDFNAMKKYCSVIRVIVHSQMRLLPLRQKKAHVVEVQLNGGTISDKVDWAKEHLEQAVPVSAVFYQDEMIDVIGVTKGHGFKGVTSRWHTKKLPRKTHKGLRKVACIGAWHPARVGYTEARAGQKGYHHRTEINKKIYRIGRGLHIQDGKVIRNNASTNYDISQKTITPIGGFPRYGEVNNDFVMVKGCIIGAKKRVLTLRKSLLTHTSRKSKEGIELKFIDTTSKFGHGRFQTAQEKRAFMGPLKKDTQKTMPGPLPEEA, translated from the exons ATGTATGACTCTAGCATCTGCActggtttctgtctctttctatcTGTCGCTGGGACAATCCGCAGACATG AGCAATCAAAGCGAGAAGAAGTTGAGGCGGTGACCATCATCGAGACTCCGCCTGTCATTGTGGTGGGTGTTGTGGGATACATCAAAACGATCCGTGGTTTGCGCTCCCTGAAAACCATCTTTGCTGAGCACCTGAGTGACGAGTGCAAGCGCAGATTTTATAAAAACTG gtATAAGAGCAAGAAGAAGGCCTTCACTAAGTATGCTAAGAAGTGGCAGGACGAGACAGGCAAGAAGCAGCTTAACAAAGACTTCAATGCCATGAAGAAGTACTGTTCAGTCATCAGGGTTATTGTTCACTCACAG ATGCGACTGTTGCCCTTAAGGCAGAAAAAAGCTCACGTCGTGGAGGTGCAGCTAAATGGGGGTACCATCTCGGACAAGGTGGACTGGGCGAAGGAGCACCTGGAGCAGGCTGTGCCCGTATCTGCCGTCTTCTACCAGGATGAGATGATTGATGTCATCGGTGTCACGAAAGGTCACGGCTTCAAAG GCGTGACAAGCCGCTGGCACACAAAGAAACTCCCACGGAAGACTCACAAGGGTTTGAGGAAGGTAGCTTGTATTGGAGCCTGGCATCCTGCCCGTGTGGGCTACACTGAAGCTCGCGCTGGTCAGAAAGGCTATCATCACCGCACTGAGATCAACAAAAAG atctACCGTATTGGTAGGGGTCTTCACATCCAGGATGGAAAAGTGATCCGGAACAATGCGTCTACTAACTATGACATCAGCCAGAAAACCATTACCCCCATA GGAGGCTTTCCTCGCTATGGTGAAGTGAATAATGACTTTGTCATGGTGAAAGGCTGCATTATCGGGGCTAAAAAACGTGTCCTCACCCTTCGAAAG TCTTTACTCACGCACACATCGCGCAAGTCCAAGGAAGGCATCGAGCTCAAGTTCATTGACACCACTTCCAAATTTGGCCATGGGCGCTTCCAGACAGCCCAGGAGAAGAGAGCATTTATG GGGCCTCTGAAGAAAGACACCCAAAAAACAATGCCAGGTCCTCTGCCAGAGGAGGCCTGA
- the ndufb10 gene encoding NADH dehydrogenase [ubiquinone] 1 beta subcomplex subunit 10, with protein MPADYDKGAYPEPPRQTPVVDKQTALPNPALILSKLFYYSVDLPVTTFRDAVDSIRAKNKIVYYHQKFRRVPDLTECKEGDYPCYYEAEMQWRRDYKVDQEIVKVIQERLRACQQREGHSYQQNCAKEIQQFNEVTKNFQSRYGDLGAYASARKCLMKQKERMMAAQAQNA; from the exons ATGCCTGCAGACTACGATAAAGGGGCATACCCAGAGCCTCCTCGGCAGACTCCGGTTGtggacaaacaaacagcactgCCAAACCCAGCTCTGATTTTGTCTAAGCTCTTCTATTATTCCGTGGACCTGCCTGTCACCACATTTAGAG ATGCTGTTGACAGTATTCGGGCTAAAAACAAGATCGTGTACTACCACCAGAAGTTCCGTCGTGTTCCTGACCTGACGGAGTGCAAAGAGGGAGATTACCCCTGCTACTACGAGGCAGAGATGCAGTGGAGGAGAGACTA CAAAGTGGATCAGGAGATCGTGAAGGTGATCCAGGAGCGTTTGAGGGCCTGCCAGCAGAGAGAAGGACACAGCTACCAGCAGAACTGTGCTAAGGAAATTCAGCAGTTCAATGAGGTGACAAAGAACTTCCAGTCACGCT ATGGAGACCTGGGAGCTTATGCCAGTGCAAGGAAATGTCTAATGAAGCAAAAAGAGCGAATGATGGCAGCTCAGGCCCAGAATGCTTaa